The Rubricoccus marinus nucleotide sequence CCGCCCGAGAGGCGCACCGCCAGAGGCCGCACGATGCGGTGGTCCATCCCGTCCGCCAGCACGTCGATGGCGTCGTCGTTGGGGTCGTAGGCCAGCCCATGCAGGCGCACGCCGTTCAGCAGCGTGCCTCTGGCGTCCTGGCCCACCACGCCGACGGTGACGGCCCAGGGCGCCGCTTCGGCGCGCTCCGAGAGGCTTTCGAGCGTCGTGCCCCAGCTCTCGCGCGCCAGAGGCGCCGAGCGGGTGAGCGCGTCGCGGTCGGTGATCGCCAGAGGCCGCGCGCCGAGCGGGAGCGTGAGCACGGAGACGGGTGAGCGCCGCACGATGGCTTCGGCGACGCTGCCGAAGAAGGTCCGGCCCAGTCCGCTGCGGCCGTGCGTCCCCTGCACGATGAGGCTCGCGCCGATCTCGTCCGCGAGCACCAGCACGTCGTGCTCGGGCGAGCCCGCGCGCACGAGCGCCTCGCTCGCGATGGGGAGCGTCACGCGCTCGCGCATCCGCTCCGCCATCGCCTCGCGGGCGTCGCCCACCAGGCGGTCCAGCCCCAGGTCGCCGATCTCCATCGCGTAGGGCGCGGGCAGGATCACAGGCTCGACGGCATGGAATGCGACCAGCCGCGTGCCCAGCGCGTGTGCGAACCCGGCGGCCGTCTCGATCACGTTCGCCTCGTCATCGCCGAAGGCGACCGCTGCGATCACCGGGCCGCGCGCGAAGGAATCGGCCTGTGGCCCGACGGTCAGGACGGGACAGGGCGCCCGCCGGAGCACGTATTCAGCGGTGCTGCCCAGGACCATCCGGTCCCAGCCGCCCCGGCCGTGCGTGCCCATCACGATGAGGTCGGCCGATATTTCGGCGGCATACGCCACGATGGCTTCGCCGGCCGAGACGGCCTGCCGCGTGATCGCGATCCGGTTTTCGTCCGTCATCTCGCGGACCACATCGGGAGAGCGCTGGAACCGTCCCGCCGGGGGGACGAGCTCGACGTGGAACTCGTGGAGGGTGCCGCCGTGGCGCGAGGCTAGGTTTTCGCCCAGCGTGAGCGCTTTGGTGGCGATGTCGGAACGGTCCGTGGCGACGAGGAGGGTCTGGATCTCGATCATGACAGGAGGGAAGGGAGGGTGCCTACGGGGCAGATCGTGGTGGGTGCGAGATCTGCGGCCTTGATGGTGAGCACGGGGCAGGTGGCGCGCCGCAGCGTGGCCTGAGCGACGCTGCCGAGCACGGCCCGGCCCAGCCCTCGCCGCCCGTGCGTGCCCATGACCACCATGCCCGCGCCGATGGAGTCGGCGAAGTGGGGGATCACGCGTGAGGGGTCGCCCATGAGCGCGTGAACGGCACGCGGGTGCGCCTCGCCGCCGAACTGCTCCAGCCTCTGGCGCACGCGGGCGTCCTCCTCGGGGTCGTAGTCGACGACCGAGAAGTAGTCGGGCACGAGGTCGGGGTAAGGGCCGGCGGTCCGCACGACGTGGACGAGCTCAATCGGCGCGCCCGTCTCCGCGCTCAGCGCGCGGGCGACCGCCAGAGGCCGCTCGCTCGTCGAGGAGAACTCGATGGGCACGATGATCGGCGCCTCGGGGCCCGGCGCCACGCCCATCGCGCCAGAGGGGACGGTGAGGACGGCGCACGGCGCGCGCACCACGCACGCCTCGGCCACGCTCCCGAGCAGCAGCCGCCCGACGCCCGTCCGCCCGTGCGTGCCCACCACCAGCAGGTCGGCGCCAGAGGCCTCGGCGTAGTCCAGGATCACGCTCTGCGCCGACGTGCCGCTGGCGACGGCAACGGTCGGGCCCATCGCGTCCAGCGCGTCGCGCGAGAGGCCGAGCGACTGCGCCACGAACGTCTCCACGCGGACGCGTTGCAGGGTGTGCGGGCCGTCTTTCAGCCCCAGATCCATCCGGAACACGATCTGGGCGTACAGAATGTGGAGGTCGGCGCCGGTGCGCCGGGCGAGGTCTGCGGCGAGCCTGAGCGCGGGGGCGGAGGCCGGCGAGAGGTCGGTCGCAACGACGAGGGTTTGGAGGTCACGCATGGGGTTAGAGTTCGGGCGCCAGAGGCCTCTGGCGAGTGGCCCACCAGCGCCCGCTCGTGGGAATCGTGTCGACGCTCGTCGGGAGGGAGTCGAAGGCGCCGGTGATGCCGTCGCCGCCGAGCGTGCCGACAAAGTGGGTTTCGAGCGGGAGGTCCCACTCGGGGTCGTCGTAGGGCCGGAGCACCCCTCGAACCGTGACCGAGTCCACCTCCACAAGGTGCAGCGTGAGCACGACGGGTTCGGGCGCGGGGTCCTCTGGCGTCGCGACGGGGACCATCACGAGGCGCGTAACGGCGTGCGCGTCGCCCGCGGTGAGTTCGAAGCGGAGCGTGCCGTGACGGCCGGTCTCGTCGCTGGTGTAGCCGCCCTCCCAGACGCCCGCGAGCCGGGCCACGTCATCGGCGTGGCCGACCACGGGGACGGGGAGTTCTTGGGCGCGCGGGGCCTGCCACGCCAACAACATGCCGATGGCGAGAGCAAGCGCGAAGCGAAGGGAAGAGCGTGACATGGCGGCTAGGCGGTAGCGGACGTGTATTCCGAGGGGTCGCCAGAGGCCTCTGGCGCCAGCAGGCTTCGCGCGACGAGCACGGGCCGTGCGGCCGCGCGCACCACGCCGCCGGCGACCGAGCCCAGGAGGGCTTTCGCCACGCGCCCTTGCTGACGCGGCGCGACGAGGATCAGCTCGGAGTCCAGCACGTCGGCCACGCGGCCGATGACGGATGCCGGGGAGCCGCGCTCCACGTACACCCCGGGATCTTGGAATCCGGCGCTCTCGGCCGCCGCGCGGAGAGCCTCTGTGGCGCGCTCGCGGACGGTCGGGACGATGTCCAGGACGGCATCGTCCAGCCAGCCGATGGGATAGGGGAGGGGCTCCAGCACGTGAAGTAGGTCCACCTGCTTGGCCCCCACCTCACGCGCGAGGTGCCGCGCGAACGCCAGAAGCGACGCCGTGCCCTCCTGCAGGTCCACCGGCACGAGGATGCGCCGCGCGGGGTGCGCCGAGAAGGGGATCGTCCGCGTCGGCGCCACGAGCACGTCGCACGGGGCCGTCTGCGCCAGCTCTTCCGCCACGCTGCCCAGCATGAAGCGCCGGAGGCCGCGCCGACCATGCGTGCCCGTCACAATCACATTGGCGTCGATCTCCTCGGCGTACGTCAGCACCGCTGGCGCGACGGCGTACGAGTACCGGATCGCGCGCGACACGCCAGAGGCCGCCTCGCCTGCGATCTCCACCTGCTGGCGCAGTGCGGCGCGGAGGCCGTCCTCGTGAGGGCCGCTGGCGTGCGTGCCCCCGCCGAATGGCCCTGTGACGCCTCCCAGGTCCCCTGGCGCCAGAGGCGTCGGGCTGGCCACGTGCAGCAGGTACACCTCGGCGCCCGTCTTCCGCCTCAGGGTGAGAGCCATGCGGAGGGCCTCTTGCGCGAAGTCGGAAAAGTCGGTCGGGACGAGGAGACGGCGCATCAGAGGGAGGGCGGAGCGTGCGCACAAAGTGGGGTGCGGCAGCTGCGGCCGGAAGCGGGGGCAGACGCGGAGCCATGCCGGGGCCAGCCGGGCATCTCGCGCGCCGTGTGCGGGATTCCCCCACACGACGAGCCCCGTCTGGAGCACGCCGCCTCTGGCGGGAGCCGCGCCAGAGGCCGGACTCTGGCCCCGTAGGATGGCCTCACTTCCACGCGATCTCTGCCATGACCCGTACGTCCCCCCGCGCCGCGACCGACGCCGACTTCCCCACC carries:
- a CDS encoding universal stress protein, whose translation is MIEIQTLLVATDRSDIATKALTLGENLASRHGGTLHEFHVELVPPAGRFQRSPDVVREMTDENRIAITRQAVSAGEAIVAYAAEISADLIVMGTHGRGGWDRMVLGSTAEYVLRRAPCPVLTVGPQADSFARGPVIAAVAFGDDEANVIETAAGFAHALGTRLVAFHAVEPVILPAPYAMEIGDLGLDRLVGDAREAMAERMRERVTLPIASEALVRAGSPEHDVLVLADEIGASLIVQGTHGRSGLGRTFFGSVAEAIVRRSPVSVLTLPLGARPLAITDRDALTRSAPLARESWGTTLESLSERAEAAPWAVTVGVVGQDARGTLLNGVRLHGLAYDPNDDAIDVLADGMDHRIVRPLAVRLSGGGGEEPFTLEVIRRDGARERIEAEPLAIPA
- a CDS encoding universal stress protein; translated protein: MRDLQTLVVATDLSPASAPALRLAADLARRTGADLHILYAQIVFRMDLGLKDGPHTLQRVRVETFVAQSLGLSRDALDAMGPTVAVASGTSAQSVILDYAEASGADLLVVGTHGRTGVGRLLLGSVAEACVVRAPCAVLTVPSGAMGVAPGPEAPIIVPIEFSSTSERPLAVARALSAETGAPIELVHVVRTAGPYPDLVPDYFSVVDYDPEEDARVRQRLEQFGGEAHPRAVHALMGDPSRVIPHFADSIGAGMVVMGTHGRRGLGRAVLGSVAQATLRRATCPVLTIKAADLAPTTICPVGTLPSLLS
- a CDS encoding universal stress protein — its product is MRRLLVPTDFSDFAQEALRMALTLRRKTGAEVYLLHVASPTPLAPGDLGGVTGPFGGGTHASGPHEDGLRAALRQQVEIAGEAASGVSRAIRYSYAVAPAVLTYAEEIDANVIVTGTHGRRGLRRFMLGSVAEELAQTAPCDVLVAPTRTIPFSAHPARRILVPVDLQEGTASLLAFARHLAREVGAKQVDLLHVLEPLPYPIGWLDDAVLDIVPTVRERATEALRAAAESAGFQDPGVYVERGSPASVIGRVADVLDSELILVAPRQQGRVAKALLGSVAGGVVRAAARPVLVARSLLAPEASGDPSEYTSATA